In one Flexibacter flexilis DSM 6793 genomic region, the following are encoded:
- a CDS encoding GumC family protein: MGDSFSFLKPYLRGWPIILGAMVLAYMIAAKYLTYVTPMYESSAKMRVADAQEGVHNSNLFKDLDVFSNTHKLAAEIEIMKSRVLLTKAIKKLPFEVELYRVGSFKKYELYDESPFVVQILYFEEKTKDVMLPLVITEKGKITITCPDGNIATGMMGDTLSCLHFRIIIKLNYSYIQSKKDVKVADTYEMLVKSEEKLLSEIDKNLDVITVDKDVPVIRIAYKASHPHKAADFPNALARAYIEDYIENKYHAANVTVNFLNDRIKDINDQLTATENKILAFREQEGITNIRQETETDLRQISQLKIQQTNLKMSLDAIKQLEQYVKSGQDHFLDLAPNFEAFTDLLSTEIIKNIKLLQAEKKDLLLKYTENEEKVRIIDVKIKDLTSYLIESITNTRRNTETKYNQLVDDIEAAEAVFVTVPEKEKMLTIMNREFDIYQQSYNFLNSKKIEAEIARAARIAFHRIITPATVSKSPVSPNVAIIKIVSALLGMMGSIMLIMVVHTLKAKVNEPSNIEKNTMIPLSANIPKLKKDLIPMYFLNLIGQWEVKKLFSSGQIIVCNHFSPDEGADFIVKNLAQAFCFQERKTLLIRFAENVWEVNNHQNPPTQVEDYYWELPVRVKDMYSFTSEQIKQWLTNLAVDYDVVLIRNAPIGDAITLPVMAATDLNFMCLDARLSPMSRVMETQLIQDEYKLANFHFALNRSGYNPSFVKEVLLCIWGNIERIKRMVIVKIYKKFKR, translated from the coding sequence ATGGGAGATTCTTTTAGCTTTCTAAAACCCTATTTGAGAGGCTGGCCTATTATTTTGGGGGCGATGGTGCTTGCCTACATGATTGCGGCTAAATATCTCACTTACGTAACGCCCATGTACGAGAGTTCGGCCAAAATGCGGGTTGCCGATGCGCAAGAAGGCGTACATAACAGTAACTTGTTCAAGGACTTAGATGTTTTTTCGAACACTCACAAACTCGCCGCCGAAATCGAAATAATGAAATCGCGCGTGCTACTGACGAAGGCCATCAAAAAGCTACCGTTTGAAGTGGAACTGTACAGGGTGGGAAGTTTTAAGAAATATGAACTCTACGATGAGAGTCCTTTTGTGGTGCAGATTCTGTATTTTGAAGAAAAAACCAAAGACGTAATGTTGCCGCTGGTCATTACCGAAAAGGGAAAAATTACGATTACTTGCCCCGACGGAAACATTGCTACTGGCATGATGGGCGACACGCTCAGTTGCTTGCATTTTCGCATTATCATAAAGCTCAACTACTCGTATATCCAGTCCAAAAAAGATGTGAAAGTAGCGGACACTTACGAAATGCTCGTCAAGAGTGAAGAAAAACTTTTGTCCGAAATTGATAAAAACTTAGATGTAATTACGGTGGACAAAGACGTTCCCGTGATTCGCATCGCCTACAAGGCCTCACATCCGCACAAAGCCGCCGACTTTCCTAATGCTTTGGCGCGGGCTTATATCGAAGATTATATCGAAAATAAATACCACGCCGCCAACGTAACCGTTAATTTCTTGAACGATCGCATCAAAGACATTAACGACCAACTCACGGCCACCGAAAACAAGATTTTAGCTTTTCGGGAACAAGAAGGCATCACGAACATTAGGCAAGAAACCGAGACGGATTTGCGCCAAATCTCGCAGCTCAAAATTCAGCAAACCAACCTGAAAATGAGCCTCGATGCCATCAAGCAATTGGAGCAATATGTAAAATCTGGGCAAGACCATTTTTTGGATTTAGCTCCTAATTTTGAGGCGTTTACGGATTTGCTTTCTACCGAAATTATCAAAAATATTAAGTTGCTTCAGGCCGAAAAAAAGGACTTGTTGCTCAAATACACCGAAAATGAAGAGAAAGTCCGCATCATTGATGTAAAGATAAAAGACCTAACCTCGTATCTGATAGAAAGTATTACCAACACGCGCCGCAACACAGAAACCAAATACAATCAGTTGGTGGACGACATAGAAGCCGCCGAAGCCGTTTTCGTAACTGTTCCCGAAAAAGAAAAAATGCTTACGATTATGAATCGGGAATTTGATATTTACCAACAATCGTACAATTTCCTGAACAGTAAGAAGATAGAAGCCGAAATCGCTCGCGCCGCTCGCATTGCGTTTCACCGCATCATTACGCCTGCCACCGTGAGCAAAAGCCCTGTTTCGCCGAACGTGGCCATTATCAAAATTGTGTCGGCATTGCTGGGTATGATGGGAAGTATCATGTTGATTATGGTGGTGCATACGCTCAAAGCCAAAGTAAATGAACCGTCGAACATCGAAAAAAACACCATGATTCCGCTTTCGGCTAATATTCCCAAGCTCAAGAAAGATTTGATTCCGATGTATTTCCTGAATTTGATTGGCCAATGGGAAGTGAAAAAGCTGTTTAGTAGTGGTCAAATCATTGTTTGCAATCATTTTTCCCCAGACGAAGGCGCGGATTTTATTGTTAAAAATTTGGCACAAGCCTTTTGCTTTCAAGAAAGAAAAACATTGCTGATTCGCTTTGCGGAAAATGTTTGGGAAGTGAATAACCACCAAAATCCACCGACGCAAGTAGAAGATTATTACTGGGAGTTGCCTGTCAGGGTGAAGGATATGTACTCGTTCACTTCGGAGCAAATAAAACAGTGGCTCACGAATTTAGCAGTAGATTACGACGTAGTATTGATAAGAAATGCACCCATTGGCGATGCCATTACGTTGCCTGTGATGGCGGCCACCGACCTGAATTTTATGTGTTTGGATGCTCGCCTCAGCCCGATGAGTCGGGTAATGGAAACGCAACTGATACAAGACGAATACAAATTGGCAAACTTTCATTTCGCGCTGAATCGGTCTGGTTATAATCCAAGTTTCGTAAAAGAAGTGCTTTTGTGTATTTGGGGTAACATAGAAAGAATAAAACGCATGGTTATCGTCAAGATTTATAAAAAATTCAAACGATGA
- a CDS encoding lipopolysaccharide biosynthesis protein has translation MKSSNPKILILADQAVFSGTNFLLTILLARTLDVAAFGRYSAVVLAMYLIVSVLNAIVVQVVQVQAAAQKDSRAYISFSFWLQTVVLSGILLVGGLVYRFLPLSLSLWTVLPLIWGFVMHDYFRKTLIALGRTTQVLTIDILAAVAQIGALVALFWLKGSLNLYLLLMGVAYVLPFVYGVFVLRPLLWSLRGQWSGFAALHFTEGKWLLGSALVQWWAGNLFVVASGIYLGAQALGGLRLVQSLFGILNVLLQTFENYVLPTTATLLAKSRNDAAHYLVRTTQTAAILFVPVLLATAFFPKQIMQLVGGEVYMEYGFLLTGMACNYVLIYLAQPIRISIRVLLLNEYFFYGYVLTLIFALSSSDFLLSNYGLIGVLVGLLSSQLILIVFWQLTLNNKKGFFSWKSFISF, from the coding sequence ATGAAAAGCTCTAACCCAAAAATATTGATACTCGCAGACCAAGCAGTATTCAGTGGCACTAATTTTTTGCTCACGATTCTGCTGGCTCGCACGCTGGATGTAGCGGCTTTTGGTCGATATTCGGCTGTTGTGTTGGCGATGTATTTGATTGTCAGTGTCTTAAATGCGATAGTGGTGCAAGTGGTACAGGTGCAAGCCGCCGCCCAAAAAGATTCGAGGGCTTATATTTCCTTTTCGTTTTGGTTGCAAACGGTGGTTTTGTCGGGGATTTTGTTGGTAGGAGGCTTGGTGTATCGCTTTTTGCCGCTTTCGTTGAGCCTCTGGACGGTGCTACCGCTGATTTGGGGCTTTGTGATGCACGATTATTTCCGCAAAACACTCATTGCCTTAGGCCGAACTACACAAGTGCTGACCATTGACATACTGGCCGCTGTGGCGCAAATCGGGGCGTTAGTGGCTTTGTTTTGGCTCAAAGGTTCGCTGAATCTGTATTTACTGCTCATGGGAGTGGCCTACGTGCTGCCGTTTGTGTATGGCGTGTTCGTGTTGCGGCCTTTGCTGTGGAGTTTGCGCGGCCAATGGTCGGGGTTTGCGGCTCTGCATTTTACGGAAGGCAAATGGCTTTTGGGCTCGGCTTTGGTGCAATGGTGGGCAGGCAATTTGTTTGTAGTGGCTTCGGGCATTTATTTGGGTGCGCAGGCGTTGGGCGGGTTGCGTTTGGTGCAATCGCTTTTTGGCATCTTGAATGTGCTTTTGCAAACCTTCGAAAATTATGTGTTGCCGACTACGGCCACGCTTTTGGCCAAAAGCCGCAACGATGCCGCGCATTATTTGGTACGGACTACCCAAACCGCAGCCATTTTGTTTGTACCTGTGCTATTGGCGACGGCCTTTTTCCCAAAACAAATTATGCAATTGGTAGGCGGCGAAGTGTATATGGAATACGGCTTTTTGCTTACGGGCATGGCCTGCAACTATGTGCTTATTTATTTGGCGCAACCTATTCGCATCAGTATCAGGGTTTTACTCCTGAACGAATACTTTTTCTATGGATATGTACTCACGTTGATATTTGCTTTATCAAGCTCAGATTTTTTACTCTCCAATTACGGATTAATCGGCGTACTGGTGGGGCTGCTAAGTTCCCAACTGATTCTGATTGTTTTCTGGCAACTCACTCTTAACAACAAAAAAGGCTTTTTCTCATGGAAATCATTCATATCATTTTAG
- a CDS encoding glycosyltransferase: MEIIHIILGKANPDRLNGVNKVVYNMATEQTKAGMNVEVWGITPDPTHDYPARNFTTRLFEAHQNPFSIDRNLKLAILAKEDAVFHLHGGWIPRFSALATLMQEYDIKYVFTPHGAYNTVAMQRSSWAKKIYFYLFEKKLLSGARKIHAIGESEVSGLNQIFPNQKSFLLPYGFEYSEHSVFHVTKNIDFTLGFVGRLDVYTKGLDLLVSAFERFQYKVPTAKLWIVGDGEGKDFLSQLIATKNIRGITLWGKKFGAEKDMLISKMHVFAHPSRNEGLPTAVLEAASFGVPAIVTQATNVAAYVQKYDCGVGIANENVDELERAMLELHANHKGERYHQLGHNCETMLKQAFAWPVLVQQYKELYA, encoded by the coding sequence ATGGAAATCATTCATATCATTTTAGGAAAGGCAAACCCCGACCGCCTCAACGGGGTAAATAAGGTGGTGTATAACATGGCCACCGAACAAACCAAAGCGGGTATGAATGTAGAGGTTTGGGGCATTACGCCCGACCCGACACACGACTATCCCGCACGCAATTTCACTACGCGGCTTTTTGAGGCGCACCAGAATCCGTTTAGCATAGACCGCAATCTTAAACTGGCGATTTTGGCTAAAGAAGATGCCGTATTTCATTTGCACGGCGGCTGGATTCCGCGTTTCAGTGCGTTGGCTACGCTGATGCAAGAATATGACATCAAATATGTGTTCACGCCACACGGTGCATACAACACTGTCGCGATGCAACGCAGCTCTTGGGCAAAAAAAATCTATTTCTATTTGTTTGAGAAAAAACTCTTGAGCGGCGCACGCAAAATTCACGCCATCGGCGAGAGCGAAGTGAGTGGGTTAAATCAAATTTTCCCCAATCAAAAATCTTTTTTGTTGCCTTATGGCTTTGAGTATTCGGAGCATAGCGTATTTCATGTAACCAAAAACATTGATTTTACGCTGGGTTTTGTGGGTCGCCTCGACGTTTATACCAAAGGGCTGGATTTGCTTGTTTCGGCTTTTGAGCGGTTTCAGTACAAAGTCCCGACGGCCAAGCTCTGGATTGTGGGCGATGGCGAAGGCAAAGATTTTTTGAGCCAACTCATTGCCACCAAGAATATTAGAGGTATTACGCTTTGGGGTAAAAAATTTGGAGCGGAAAAAGATATGCTCATTTCCAAAATGCACGTGTTTGCGCACCCTTCGCGCAACGAAGGTTTGCCAACTGCCGTGCTGGAAGCTGCTTCTTTCGGGGTGCCTGCCATTGTTACGCAAGCCACCAACGTGGCAGCCTATGTCCAAAAATATGATTGTGGCGTGGGCATTGCCAACGAAAATGTGGACGAACTCGAACGCGCCATGTTGGAGCTACACGCCAACCATAAAGGCGAACGCTATCATCAATTAGGGCACAATTGCGAAACCATGCTCAAGCAGGCGTTTGCGTGGCCTGTGCTGGTGCAGCAGTACAAAGAGCTGTATGCCTGA
- a CDS encoding O-antigen ligase family protein has translation MKAKTREERNAAFFAKTNWQLFLILLLMVACFFTWSENVVITRGIKVVGRLGMLYASYYVYKSIINYGAVDSLKVHNPLSSAFYGIYLLIGFASFMWSTNVGYSSLQWFMTSQTLVFCYYFVKSLYLLDHFFPEHPIRMFNLVGNTSFLLILVFVVGMWVNPDAFYRLTHGGEEARLGGYMMNPNELGMLAGIGVAGLLFDIRRNHRRVWTVVKLLVLFYGLMATGSRSSLIGALLIIGFHVLQSEQKQFAIAAIIVMALVSPIAIYKVVLKDGDPERMEEVMSMTGRLPFWQALINEGLPREPLLGFGFMRIDYKEFFQSTHTYPGKMTHNTFMQVLMNLGFIGLTMVFFQIVFTVRGILAENNEKKLMLFSMLIPIVINSFTEFGIYGESNYGILFYQLVILYISFKASSIITPAQRVHLRKRRPDLTV, from the coding sequence ATGAAAGCGAAAACACGCGAAGAACGAAACGCCGCCTTTTTTGCCAAAACCAACTGGCAATTGTTCTTGATTTTGCTGCTGATGGTGGCGTGCTTTTTTACGTGGAGCGAAAACGTGGTGATTACCAGAGGCATCAAAGTTGTTGGCCGTTTGGGAATGCTCTACGCGTCGTATTACGTGTACAAAAGCATTATCAACTATGGCGCGGTGGACTCGCTCAAAGTGCATAATCCGCTTTCCAGTGCGTTTTATGGTATTTATTTGCTCATTGGTTTTGCCTCGTTTATGTGGAGTACCAATGTCGGATACAGCTCTTTGCAGTGGTTTATGACCTCCCAAACCCTCGTGTTTTGCTATTATTTTGTCAAAAGTCTGTACTTGCTCGACCACTTTTTCCCAGAACATCCTATCCGAATGTTTAATTTAGTCGGCAATACATCTTTTCTCCTGATTTTGGTTTTTGTGGTAGGAATGTGGGTGAATCCTGATGCGTTTTATCGGCTCACGCACGGCGGGGAAGAGGCTCGTTTGGGTGGCTACATGATGAATCCCAATGAGTTAGGAATGTTGGCGGGGATTGGCGTGGCGGGTTTGCTGTTCGACATTCGCCGAAATCATCGCCGCGTCTGGACGGTTGTCAAACTGCTGGTGTTGTTCTATGGCCTCATGGCAACGGGTTCGCGCTCTTCGTTGATTGGGGCTTTGCTTATTATAGGGTTTCATGTGTTGCAGTCCGAACAAAAACAATTTGCAATTGCGGCTATTATCGTCATGGCATTGGTTTCGCCGATTGCCATTTATAAAGTGGTACTCAAAGACGGCGACCCCGAACGCATGGAAGAAGTCATGAGCATGACGGGACGTTTACCGTTTTGGCAAGCTCTCATTAATGAAGGTTTGCCTCGTGAGCCGCTCTTGGGTTTTGGTTTTATGCGCATCGACTACAAAGAATTTTTTCAGAGTACGCACACGTATCCTGGCAAAATGACGCATAACACGTTTATGCAAGTGCTCATGAATCTGGGTTTTATTGGCCTGACGATGGTGTTTTTTCAGATAGTTTTTACGGTTCGTGGGATTTTGGCAGAAAACAACGAGAAAAAACTCATGCTGTTTAGTATGCTCATCCCGATTGTGATAAACTCGTTCACGGAATTTGGCATTTATGGCGAGTCCAACTATGGTATTTTATTTTACCAATTGGTCATTTTATATATTTCCTTTAAGGCTTCGTCTATCATTACGCCTGCCCAACGCGTGCATTTGCGCAAGCGTCGGCCAGACCTAACGGTATAG
- a CDS encoding phosphotransferase family protein, with the protein MEDFLFALGLSLKKTREGATPICFYYIPNTDGSIRWFWNEKATQPHFLKFYHTADWRSRLIAAFYHLVFFFKLQHLLFAKNQILAYIADMNKIVGSDAWTDVFVFTGTAGPNRKLTLFLRNQQGKSFFVKQAISSNSLQLIEREKTTLSYLNHISLSQSRIPSVAFAGSTFLMFVNESAGKTSTDRFGAAHQIFLEELHHQSVHLANTSKFLKLENLDRRLELLGGTKVPVGIVKKLNTLAKDLANEQSNLMLSYAHGDFTPWNMFVDAQGKLFVYDWELFRKAYPEGFDFIHFIVQKGILIERKNWAAIKEEIYNTYAEYQGDMEISIDQQLKWYLLLNTLNQLEIFAAQAQWHTQVNWLLNTWNDALSDILSAKHQTRPLIIRDLFDWLSAKQYGTLKLELPNVELLPVTSDLDICLNRADALQAFAYFSKHSLVAKLIVVKGFTVSRVTLLLRDGGILHVDFIHQWRRKYTQFGLLGDVLAKTHTDAQGIRHVSPYYTAVFVGCFYGLNKSQIPFKYLHYSQFLEKSRSSLDNQIYGLYLGDRANPARLTRYLQKRIYNQGFSAFLCKVQYWLDVASRLITTKGFTVTFSGVDGAGKSTVIAHLREELDKKFRRRVVVLRHRPSFLPILSAYKHGKTQAEQIAANTLPRQGQNTSVISSLFRFGYYYIDYLFGQFVVYFKYILRGYIVLYDRYYFDFINDSKRSNIYLPKWFLKMGYFFLKKPELNFFLYAQAQEILKRKQELNENTIRSLTSDYLGLFESLSKDKNAKYIALENNHLPHTLQHISGEIKNLAY; encoded by the coding sequence ATGGAAGATTTCTTATTTGCGCTAGGCCTTAGCCTCAAAAAAACCAGAGAAGGAGCTACTCCAATTTGTTTCTATTACATCCCAAATACTGACGGCTCTATTCGTTGGTTTTGGAATGAAAAAGCCACTCAACCACATTTCCTCAAATTCTACCACACAGCCGACTGGCGTTCTCGCTTGATTGCGGCGTTTTATCACCTTGTTTTTTTCTTCAAATTACAACATTTGTTATTTGCCAAAAACCAGATACTGGCCTACATAGCCGACATGAATAAAATTGTTGGCTCAGACGCTTGGACAGATGTTTTTGTGTTCACGGGGACGGCAGGCCCCAACCGAAAACTTACCCTGTTTCTGCGCAATCAGCAGGGTAAAAGTTTTTTTGTAAAACAAGCCATTAGCTCCAACTCCTTACAGCTCATTGAGCGAGAGAAAACCACACTATCATATTTAAATCACATTAGTTTATCACAATCACGCATTCCTTCGGTGGCGTTTGCGGGCAGCACTTTTCTGATGTTTGTCAACGAAAGCGCAGGAAAAACCAGTACCGACCGATTCGGGGCAGCACACCAAATCTTTTTGGAGGAGTTGCATCACCAAAGCGTGCATTTGGCCAACACCAGCAAGTTTTTGAAACTCGAAAATTTGGATCGTCGCCTTGAGTTGTTGGGCGGTACTAAAGTGCCTGTGGGCATTGTCAAAAAACTCAACACGCTGGCCAAAGACCTTGCAAATGAGCAATCTAACTTGATGCTAAGTTACGCGCACGGCGACTTTACGCCATGGAATATGTTCGTGGATGCGCAAGGCAAATTGTTCGTGTACGACTGGGAACTGTTCCGCAAGGCTTATCCCGAAGGCTTCGACTTCATTCATTTTATTGTTCAAAAAGGAATCTTGATTGAGCGCAAAAACTGGGCGGCCATCAAAGAAGAAATCTACAATACTTATGCTGAATATCAGGGGGATATGGAAATTTCCATTGACCAACAACTCAAATGGTATTTGCTACTAAACACACTTAATCAACTGGAGATTTTCGCCGCCCAAGCCCAATGGCACACACAGGTAAACTGGCTGCTCAATACTTGGAACGATGCTTTGAGCGATATTCTTTCCGCCAAACACCAAACGCGCCCGTTGATTATCAGGGATTTGTTCGACTGGCTTTCGGCCAAACAATACGGTACACTCAAACTCGAATTGCCTAATGTGGAGCTTTTGCCTGTTACTTCGGATTTAGATATTTGCCTGAATCGCGCTGATGCCTTGCAAGCCTTTGCGTATTTCTCCAAACATTCGTTGGTTGCCAAACTCATTGTGGTTAAAGGTTTTACCGTGTCGCGCGTTACGCTTTTGCTTCGCGACGGAGGTATTTTGCACGTGGATTTTATTCACCAATGGCGACGCAAATACACACAATTTGGCTTGCTGGGAGATGTTTTGGCCAAAACCCACACCGATGCGCAAGGTATCCGACACGTAAGCCCGTATTACACGGCGGTTTTTGTGGGTTGTTTTTATGGATTAAATAAATCACAAATCCCGTTCAAATACCTGCATTACAGTCAGTTTCTGGAAAAAAGCCGCTCTTCGCTCGACAATCAAATTTATGGCTTGTATCTGGGCGATCGCGCCAACCCTGCACGCCTGACACGCTATTTGCAAAAACGTATTTATAATCAGGGTTTTAGCGCGTTTTTGTGTAAAGTACAATATTGGTTGGACGTGGCCAGTAGGCTCATCACGACCAAAGGCTTTACGGTAACGTTTAGCGGCGTTGACGGCGCAGGAAAATCGACGGTGATTGCGCATTTGCGCGAGGAGCTGGACAAAAAATTCAGACGTAGAGTAGTGGTGTTGCGCCACAGGCCATCGTTTCTGCCGATTCTCAGTGCCTACAAACACGGCAAAACCCAAGCCGAACAAATCGCGGCCAACACGCTGCCGCGCCAAGGCCAAAATACCAGCGTGATTAGTTCGCTTTTCCGCTTTGGTTATTACTACATAGATTATCTGTTTGGGCAATTCGTGGTGTATTTCAAATATATTTTGCGTGGTTACATTGTGCTGTACGACCGCTATTATTTCGACTTCATCAACGATTCCAAACGCAGCAATATTTATTTGCCAAAATGGTTTTTGAAAATGGGTTATTTCTTCCTCAAAAAACCAGAATTAAATTTCTTTTTGTATGCGCAAGCACAAGAAATTTTGAAGCGAAAACAAGAATTAAACGAAAATACAATTCGCTCACTTACTTCCGATTATTTGGGACTATTTGAGTCGCTTTCTAAAGATAAAAATGCAAAATATATTGCTTTAGAAAACAATCATTTGCCCCATACTTTGCAACATATTTCGGGCGAAATTAAAAATCTTGCTTATTAA
- a CDS encoding acyltransferase, whose protein sequence is MTRLLEYIIRKRNPKFRFDAHLSGAMLLAFIWEQIANFRRGCILCFYLRNPKMALLGKGVKFFNLAGIQFGKFMKLGDGVYLRALGVEGIKLGDNVSIGAYSRLVVSTTLNHIGEFIRIGDNVGIGEFAYLGGAGGLEIGAETIVGQYFSCHPENHIIDDPDAAIRFQGVTRQGIRIGKNCWIGSKVTVLDGVRIGNGCVIAAGAVVTKSFPDNSVIGGVPARLLKTRNAEYIPMD, encoded by the coding sequence ATGACACGCTTATTAGAATATATTATCAGAAAAAGAAACCCGAAGTTTCGTTTTGATGCCCACCTTTCGGGTGCAATGCTTTTAGCATTTATTTGGGAACAAATCGCGAATTTTAGGAGAGGTTGCATACTGTGTTTTTATCTCCGAAATCCAAAAATGGCCTTGTTGGGCAAGGGCGTAAAGTTCTTCAATTTGGCGGGGATTCAGTTTGGCAAATTCATGAAATTGGGCGATGGCGTTTACTTACGCGCCTTGGGCGTGGAGGGCATCAAGCTCGGCGATAACGTGAGCATTGGGGCGTATAGCAGGCTGGTAGTTTCCACGACGCTCAACCACATTGGCGAGTTTATCCGCATCGGCGACAACGTCGGCATTGGCGAGTTTGCGTATCTGGGCGGTGCTGGTGGCTTGGAAATTGGCGCAGAAACCATTGTAGGTCAGTACTTTAGTTGCCACCCCGAAAACCACATCATCGACGACCCTGACGCGGCCATACGCTTTCAGGGCGTAACGCGGCAAGGTATCCGAATCGGGAAAAATTGCTGGATTGGCAGTAAAGTAACGGTTCTGGACGGCGTGCGCATCGGTAACGGCTGCGTGATTGCGGCGGGGGCGGTGGTTACCAAATCTTTCCCTGACAATAGCGTAATTGGTGGCGTGCCAGCGCGTTTGCTCAAAACTCGAAACGCCGAATATATACCAATGGATTAA
- a CDS encoding glycosyltransferase family 4 protein: protein MKTILATAYAINPYKGSEDGMGWNFVAQMARFSRVIAITRENNRPYIDKFMRENPADFYQNIQFLYFDLPAWARFWKKGSRGAMIYYLMWQKGVINFIRKQNIQFDIVHNLNFHNDWTPSYLWQFGKPFVWGPIGHHNRIPFQYLQSYSRLYWLKDELTWLVKKSFWNASTGLNDTIANSNHILCMNAGVSTQLQLPETKYSVVPSVATQDCGWLPVQPDTEQFTVISAGRLVPLKGFDLAIAAFAQFVHQLPAAQRANCKFKIVGSGEEKHTLMDLCESLQVVENVEFISWIDRQELLEMMKMASVFLFPSHEGAGMVVAEALSFGLPVVCLDNDGPGEFIDGTCGIAVPISSYESTVEKLGNALTTLFVRPDKRKAMRLAARKRFENHFHWDVRGRQLQEIYEKL, encoded by the coding sequence ATGAAAACCATATTAGCAACTGCATACGCCATCAATCCTTACAAAGGTTCTGAAGATGGAATGGGCTGGAATTTTGTGGCACAAATGGCACGTTTCAGCCGTGTAATTGCGATTACTCGCGAAAATAATCGCCCATATATTGATAAATTTATGCGCGAAAATCCCGCTGACTTTTACCAAAATATTCAGTTTTTGTATTTCGATTTGCCAGCTTGGGCGCGTTTTTGGAAAAAAGGTAGCAGAGGTGCCATGATTTATTATTTGATGTGGCAAAAAGGCGTTATTAATTTTATTCGCAAACAAAATATTCAGTTTGATATTGTACATAATCTGAACTTTCATAACGACTGGACTCCCTCGTATTTGTGGCAATTCGGAAAGCCGTTTGTTTGGGGACCAATTGGCCATCACAACCGCATTCCGTTTCAATATTTACAATCTTATTCGCGCTTGTATTGGCTCAAAGATGAGCTTACGTGGCTTGTCAAAAAATCGTTTTGGAACGCATCGACTGGCCTCAACGATACCATCGCCAATTCCAACCATATTTTGTGCATGAATGCGGGCGTTTCGACGCAATTGCAGTTGCCCGAAACCAAATATTCGGTAGTGCCGTCGGTGGCTACGCAAGATTGCGGTTGGTTGCCTGTGCAGCCCGACACCGAGCAATTCACGGTTATTTCGGCAGGCCGACTTGTGCCGCTCAAAGGTTTTGATTTAGCGATTGCGGCTTTTGCGCAATTTGTGCACCAGTTGCCAGCCGCCCAAAGAGCCAATTGCAAATTCAAGATTGTGGGCAGCGGCGAAGAAAAACATACCCTCATGGATTTGTGCGAGTCGTTGCAAGTAGTTGAAAATGTAGAGTTTATCTCTTGGATAGACCGCCAAGAACTGCTGGAAATGATGAAAATGGCCTCTGTGTTTTTGTTCCCTTCGCACGAGGGCGCGGGCATGGTGGTAGCCGAAGCCTTGTCGTTTGGGTTGCCTGTGGTGTGTCTGGACAACGACGGGCCGGGCGAATTTATCGACGGGACTTGCGGAATTGCCGTGCCGATTAGTAGCTATGAGAGCACTGTCGAAAAATTGGGCAACGCACTAACCACGCTTTTTGTACGCCCCGACAAAAGAAAAGCCATGCGCTTGGCGGCTCGCAAACGCTTTGAAAACCACTTTCATTGGGACGTGCGCGGCAGGCAGTTACAAGAAATTTACGAAAAACTTTAA